The region GTAGTACTAGCTGTTGGAGCTAATCCTAGAGGACAAGCCTCTTCTTCAACACCTGCAAAAATTACTATATCTGCGTACTCAACTAGCATAGATTTTTTCTTACCAGTAAAAGCCACTATTACTGCACCTATCCTTTTTAAAGAAGGTATTAAAGACAAAACTTCTTCAGTTTCGCCACTATTAGAAACTACAATAAATATGTCGTGATTTGTAACCATACCCAAATCACCATGCAAAGCCTCTCCTGCATGAACAAAAAAAGCTGGTGTGCCTGTGCTGGAAAAAGTAGCAGCCATTTTCCTAGCAATCAAACCAGATTTACCAACACCAGATAAGATTACCCTTCCTTTTCCTTCTAAAATCAAGCTTATAAGGGCTAAAAACTCATTACTAATATAATCTTTTAGTTTTAATATAGACTGAGCTTCAACTTCTAGAACTCGCTTAGCCTCATCAATACATTTTTTTGAAATTTCTCCTGAAGCCAATAAATCATTCAAAGCTTTTACCTCCCTTTAATAAGAGAATCAATAGCTAATACTTCTTTTAAGATTTCTTCCAGTTCCTCTAGATATACCATATTGGGTCCATCACTTAAGGCTTCTTCCGGATTATCATGAACTTCCATAAATACCGCATCAACACCTACTGCAACTGCCGCCCTACTTAAATATGGCACAAATTCTCTATCCCCACCAGAGGTTTCACCTTGTGCTCCTGGTCTTTGTACACTATGTGTTGCATCAAAGACAACTGGATAGCCTAATTGCCTCATGATAGGTAAAGAAGTCATATCAACAACTAGATTGTTATAGCCAAAACTAGCCCCTCTTTCAGTCAATAATATTCTATCGGAACCAGTACTGACCACCTTATCAACAACCT is a window of Halanaerobiaceae bacterium ANBcell28 DNA encoding:
- a CDS encoding KpsF/GutQ family sugar-phosphate isomerase, with the protein product MNDLLASGEISKKCIDEAKRVLEVEAQSILKLKDYISNEFLALISLILEGKGRVILSGVGKSGLIARKMAATFSSTGTPAFFVHAGEALHGDLGMVTNHDIFIVVSNSGETEEVLSLIPSLKRIGAVIVAFTGKKKSMLVEYADIVIFAGVEEEACPLGLAPTASTTAILAMGDAMALTVSKMKGFTPEDFALYHPGGSLGRKLLTKVKDVMNIRGQNPIVLELTNVKEALFTMTKSKMGSTSIINDKGILVGIITDGDIRRLLEKSVDFLEKPVSEVMTKNPRCIESNCLAIEALNIMEDNEVSDLPIVENMKPVGMLNFQDLLRAKIL